From the Peromyscus leucopus breed LL Stock chromosome 8b, UCI_PerLeu_2.1, whole genome shotgun sequence genome, one window contains:
- the C8BH17orf100 gene encoding uncharacterized protein C17orf100 homolog, whose protein sequence is MASPLRSKSSAPRVESTRHKETSTIRVETSSHREETSSHRVETSSRQVRTSSRQVETSQRHREGPSLTPSAKRLPRFLEVSSQHVETSSQCTETSSSHVRSSSSLRVETTVHRVESPARRDKQAARQSAKMAR, encoded by the coding sequence ATGGCCTCGCCTCTTAGGAGCAAGTCCTCCGCTCCGCGAGTGGAAAGCACCCGCCACAAGGAGACGTCAACTATCCGCGTGGAGACATCGTCCCACCGCGAGGAAACATCATCCCACCGCGTGGAGACATCCTCCCGGCAGGTTCGAACGTCTTCCCGGCAGGTGGAGACCTCTCAGCGCCACCGGGAGGggccctccctcaccccctccgCGAAGCGACTCCCTAGATTCCTCGAGGTGTCCTCCCAGCACGTGGAAACCTCCTCGCAGTGCACGGAAACGTCTTCCAGCCACGTCAGGTCGTCGTCATCCCTGCGGGTGGAGACGACTGTGCACAGGGTAGAGAGCCCAGCCAGGCGGGACAAGCAGGCTGCTCGCCAGAGTGCCAAAATGGCCCGATGA